In a genomic window of Erigeron canadensis isolate Cc75 chromosome 5, C_canadensis_v1, whole genome shotgun sequence:
- the LOC122599841 gene encoding putative E3 ubiquitin-protein ligase XBAT34 isoform X1 — MGLQQSKDELLYQQVSYGNTEGIKKLHSEGAGLEWMDKEGKTPLILASMNPQLYDVAKTLLELGANANAYRPGRHAGAPLHHAAKRGLEPMVKLLLSHGANALVMNDDCQTALDVARVKGYSNVVRAIENHICLFSGWLQELYGPGFLELFAPQLLSRKVWVTIVPCGARKLVKPFRLELAIYGGLQDAKPRTIIPLWKANMDEPNFNQPDPTVVISSSNIPKSWRRKRCIMHSQTRQSRIKLAPANENEKQNLQRFCNACKGIPQVMHPAFPFNNQRLIAGPPSQTTPGNPGSTLPSRASLQSGSVVTPMAPATHTASSSNNFPGEAKPDTPVTDTALVNGKKQCEVQDVGTSSTPVGYHPHTDSNTYSQIVPTTPNNVISQSSIPSAPPLPDMMDDGPIHYPSIDSDPMDLSENIPDCKSNENEKINNDSSSCVICLDAPVEGACIPCGHMAGCMSCLNEIKGKSWGCPVCRTKIDQVVRLYAV; from the exons atgggTTTACAGCAATCCAAAGACGAACTTTTGTATCAACAAGTCAGTTATGGCAATACTGAAGGCATCAAAAAGCTTCACTCTGAAGGCGCTGGCCTTgag TGGATGGATAAAGAAGGAAAGACACCTTTAATATTGGCTTCAATGAATCCACAGTTATATGATGTCGCTAAAACATTGTTAGAATTGGGTGCCAATGCCAACGCCTATCGTCCAG GTCGTCATGCTGGTGCTCCTTTGCATCATGCTGCAAAAAGAGGTCTAGAACCGATGGTTAAGCTACTTCTCTCTCATGGAG CTAATGCATTGGTGATGAATGATGATTGTCAAACTGCACTTGATGTTGCAAGAGTCAAGGGATATAGCAATGTTGTTCGTGCAATTGAG AACCATATCTGCTTATTCTCTGGATGGCTGCAAGAGCTTTATGGGCCGGGATTTCTTGAACTTTTTGCTCCCCAATTACTTTCTAGAAAAGT GTGGGTAACTATAGTCCCATGCGGAGCTCGTAAACTTGTAAAACCTTTCAGGTTGGAACTTGCCATATATGGAGGTTTACAG GATGCAAAACCTCGCACAATAATCCCACTGTGGAAGGCTAATatggatgaaccaaattttAATCAGCCGGATCCTACAGTTGTCATTTCTAGCTCCAACA tcccAAAGAGCTGGAGAAGGAAGAGATGTATTATGCATTCCCAAACTAGGC AGTCACGCATTAAACTTGCACCAGCTAACGAAAATGAGAAGCAGAACTTGCAGCGGTTTTGCAATGCTTGTAAAGGAATTCCTCAG GTTATGCATCCTGCATTTCCATTCAACAACCAAAGGCTTATTGCTGGACCACCCTCCCAGACAACACCAGGAAACCCTGGGTCAACTCTACCTAGTAGGGCCTCACTCCAGTCCGGTTCAGTAGTTACACCCATGGCTCCTGCTACCCACACCGCCTCCAGTTCAAACAATTTTCCTGGTGAGGCCAAGCCAGACACCCCAGTTACTGATACTGCACTTGTTAATGGAAAGAAACAATGTGAAGTTCAAGATGTAGGAACAAGTAGTACCCCTGTTGGCTATCATCCCCATACAGATAGTAACACATATTCTCAAATTGTCCCAACAACACCTAATAATGTAATATCCCAATCATCGATCCCATCAGCACCTCCGCTGCCAGACATGATGGATGATGGTCCTATTCACTACCCATCAATTGATTCTGACCCTATGGACCTAAGTGAAAATATCCCTGATTGTAAATCAAATGAGAATGAGAAAATCAACAATGATTCTTCCTCATGTGTCATATGCCTGGATGCACCAGTCGAGGGAGCTTGCATCCCATGTGGTCACATGGCTGGATGCATGTCTTGTTTGAACGAAATCAAAGGCAAAAGTTGGGGTTGCCCTGTTTGCCGCACCAAGATCGATCAAGTTGTACGACTTTATGCTGTATAG
- the LOC122599841 gene encoding putative E3 ubiquitin-protein ligase XBAT35 isoform X2, producing MGLQQSKDELLYQQVSYGNTEGIKKLHSEGAGLEWMDKEGKTPLILASMNPQLYDVAKTLLELGANANAYRPGRHAGAPLHHAAKRGLEPMVKLLLSHGANALVMNDDCQTALDVARVKGYSNVVRAIENHICLFSGWLQELYGPGFLELFAPQLLSRKVWVTIVPCGARKLVKPFRLELAIYGGLQDAKPRTIIPLWKANMDEPNFNQPDPTVVISSSNKSRIKLAPANENEKQNLQRFCNACKGIPQVMHPAFPFNNQRLIAGPPSQTTPGNPGSTLPSRASLQSGSVVTPMAPATHTASSSNNFPGEAKPDTPVTDTALVNGKKQCEVQDVGTSSTPVGYHPHTDSNTYSQIVPTTPNNVISQSSIPSAPPLPDMMDDGPIHYPSIDSDPMDLSENIPDCKSNENEKINNDSSSCVICLDAPVEGACIPCGHMAGCMSCLNEIKGKSWGCPVCRTKIDQVVRLYAV from the exons atgggTTTACAGCAATCCAAAGACGAACTTTTGTATCAACAAGTCAGTTATGGCAATACTGAAGGCATCAAAAAGCTTCACTCTGAAGGCGCTGGCCTTgag TGGATGGATAAAGAAGGAAAGACACCTTTAATATTGGCTTCAATGAATCCACAGTTATATGATGTCGCTAAAACATTGTTAGAATTGGGTGCCAATGCCAACGCCTATCGTCCAG GTCGTCATGCTGGTGCTCCTTTGCATCATGCTGCAAAAAGAGGTCTAGAACCGATGGTTAAGCTACTTCTCTCTCATGGAG CTAATGCATTGGTGATGAATGATGATTGTCAAACTGCACTTGATGTTGCAAGAGTCAAGGGATATAGCAATGTTGTTCGTGCAATTGAG AACCATATCTGCTTATTCTCTGGATGGCTGCAAGAGCTTTATGGGCCGGGATTTCTTGAACTTTTTGCTCCCCAATTACTTTCTAGAAAAGT GTGGGTAACTATAGTCCCATGCGGAGCTCGTAAACTTGTAAAACCTTTCAGGTTGGAACTTGCCATATATGGAGGTTTACAG GATGCAAAACCTCGCACAATAATCCCACTGTGGAAGGCTAATatggatgaaccaaattttAATCAGCCGGATCCTACAGTTGTCATTTCTAGCTCCAACA AGTCACGCATTAAACTTGCACCAGCTAACGAAAATGAGAAGCAGAACTTGCAGCGGTTTTGCAATGCTTGTAAAGGAATTCCTCAG GTTATGCATCCTGCATTTCCATTCAACAACCAAAGGCTTATTGCTGGACCACCCTCCCAGACAACACCAGGAAACCCTGGGTCAACTCTACCTAGTAGGGCCTCACTCCAGTCCGGTTCAGTAGTTACACCCATGGCTCCTGCTACCCACACCGCCTCCAGTTCAAACAATTTTCCTGGTGAGGCCAAGCCAGACACCCCAGTTACTGATACTGCACTTGTTAATGGAAAGAAACAATGTGAAGTTCAAGATGTAGGAACAAGTAGTACCCCTGTTGGCTATCATCCCCATACAGATAGTAACACATATTCTCAAATTGTCCCAACAACACCTAATAATGTAATATCCCAATCATCGATCCCATCAGCACCTCCGCTGCCAGACATGATGGATGATGGTCCTATTCACTACCCATCAATTGATTCTGACCCTATGGACCTAAGTGAAAATATCCCTGATTGTAAATCAAATGAGAATGAGAAAATCAACAATGATTCTTCCTCATGTGTCATATGCCTGGATGCACCAGTCGAGGGAGCTTGCATCCCATGTGGTCACATGGCTGGATGCATGTCTTGTTTGAACGAAATCAAAGGCAAAAGTTGGGGTTGCCCTGTTTGCCGCACCAAGATCGATCAAGTTGTACGACTTTATGCTGTATAG
- the LOC122599838 gene encoding putative disease resistance RPP13-like protein 1, translating into MAEIIAYDILKMVIQKLATEAKNKYVRCQQIHSDLKNLERSLTQITNVLNDAFEKEITSQAVKQWLNALQHLAYDIDDILDGLATETMHYEFTRQQSAASITSKVRKLIIPTCCTNLSLSNRMHQKLDNITNRLQDLEKEQNRLGLIVKDGRSTNINRKSQTSLVDASSIVGRQREKDELVHRLLLGGDEQCEHNNFSVVPIVGMGGVGKTTLARLLYDEKQVNDCFQLKAWVCVSDDFDSFTISKVIFQSLTGENKDFADLNLLQVALREQLSDKRFLLVLDDVWSESCEDWETLVSPFHACAQGSKIIMTTRKEKLLKKLGYNHLNQLQSLAHDYAMTLFAQHALGVNNFDSHPTLRPHGEGIVKKCNGLPLALKALGRLLRTKLDEEEYWNEVLNSEIWRLEDGGGIVPALRVSYHDLSAPLKRLFAYCSSFPKDYMFDREELVLLWMAEGLLRQSPPTNLTEERLGHEYFEDLLSRSFFQHAPNESFFVMHDLMNDLATSVAGEFFLKLDNDTEKDIRKEVSGKYHHLSFVRERFVTYKKFEEISKAKSLRTFMATSAGLVESWQRFYLSNRILVDLVPRLLLLRVLCLSNFEISEVPQSIGSLRHLRYLNLSQTKITHLPESVSNLYNLHVLIVFGCSVLAKLPKSFSKLKNLRHFDIRNTPCLNKLPSGIGDLTNLQTLSKIIIEGENGFEITELNGLKNLCGKISIHGLDKVQSSIHAREANFSIKRLSELDLEWSDVFDVSRKEMVEKEVLNELKPRNESLKQLKVVSYGGTELPNWVGDPSFLRLKHVSIHGCKRCLSLPSLGQLPSLKTLSIKDLHEVKVVGLELLGTSGTSGTFPSLEILKFKDMSGWEVWSANSGIVFPCLKELHISSCPKLAEVSLELLPSLRVLKVSGCGDGVLKSLVQIASTVSKLKIKRISGLTDDVWRGVKKYVGAVEELRISWCEEIKYLWESAAKASKVLVKLRNLEVADCDNLVSLGKKEEGDCGSILHITSLRILNCKNMERCNVPNSLETLNLFHCDSITEISFPSGGGQKLKSVCIGGCKKVMKKELGGYGGGRDKSMMLLNNVSMPILEDLRIHNMPLLKFIIELNCFIRLTTLVIYDCSSLESFPDHQLLGLVSLKSMYITDCLRLDASFPRGLWPPKLCQLTIGRLKKSILEWGPQNFPLSLVDLSLFGGSSSDDQEDVIDFSQLSHLFPSSLAHLEISDFEKLETVSRGLQHLTSLQRLSFYTCPNIKDLPEMLFPSLLSLRICDCPYLKERCSRNGSYWPLISHIPSIGILPK; encoded by the coding sequence ATGGCTGAAATCATTGCTTATGACATCCTCAAAATGGTTATCCAGAAGCTGGCCACTGAAGCTAAGAACAAATATGTTCGGTGTCAGCAAATTCATTCTGATCTCAAAAACTTGGAGAGGTCGTTGACCCAGATCACAAATGTGCTCAATGACgcttttgaaaaagaaataactaGTCAAGCAGTTAAACAGTGGCTGAATGCTCTCCAGCATCTGGCTTATGATATAGACGATATACTTGACGGTCTGGCAACAGAAACCATGCACTATGAATTCACCCGGCAACAATCTGCAGCAAGCATCACCAGCAAGGTAAGAAAGCTCATCATCCCGACTTGTTGCACAAATTTATCACTTAGTAATAGGATGCATCAGAAGTTGGATAATATTACCAATAGGTtgcaagatcttgaaaaagaacaaaatagGCTTGGTTTGATTGTGAAAGATGGAAGATCaacaaatataaatagaaaGTCCCAGACCTCTTTGGTAGATGCATCTAGTATTGTTGGACGACAAAGGGAGAAAGACGAATTAGTCCATAGATTATTATTGGGGGGTGATGAACAATGTGAACATAACAACTTTAGCGTTGTTCCCATAGTTGGCATGGGCGGAGTGGGTAAAACTACCCTGGCTAGACTTTTGTATGACGAAAAGCAGGTTAATGACTGTTTCCAACTCAAGGCATGGGTTTGTGTTTCAGACGATTTTGATAGCTTCACCATAAGTAAAGTTATCTTTCAATCTTTAACGGGTGAAAACAAAGATTTTGCAGATTTAAATCTCCTTCAAGTAGCTCTTAGAGAACAACTAAGTGATAAAAGATTTCTGCTAGTTTTGGACGATGTATGGAGCGAAAGTTGTGAAGATTGGGAAACCCTTGTAAGTCCGTTTCATGCATGTGCTCAAGGAAGTAAAATCATAATGACAACACGAAAGGAGAAACTGCTCAAAAAGTTGGGTTACAATCATTTAAACCAGCTGCAGAGTCTGGCACATGATTATGCTATGACATTATTCGCTCAGCATGCATTGGGTGTAAATAACTTTGATTCACATCCGACGCTCAGGCCACATGGTGAAGGCATTGTGAAAAAATGTAATGGCTTGCCTTTGGCTTTAAAAGCACTTGGTAGACTATTGAGGACAAAACTAGATGAAGAAGAATACTGGAACGAAGTTTTAAATAGTGAGATTTGGAGGCTAGAAGACGGGGGTGGAATAGTTCCGGCTCTTAGAGTAAGCTACCATGATCTTTCTGCACCTTTAAAACGGTTGTTTGCATATTGCTCCTCTTTCCCCAAAGACTACATGTTTGACAGGGAGGAGTTGGTTTTGTTGTGGATGGCCGAAGGGCTATTACGCCAATCACCTCCTACCAATTTGACAGAAGAACGCTTGGGTcatgaatattttgaagatttgTTGTCAAGATCATTTTTTCAACATGCACCTAATGAGTCATTTTTTGTAATGCATGACTTGATGAATGACTTGGCCACATCTGTTGCTGGAGAGTTCTTTTTAAAGTTGGACAATGATACAGAGAAGGATATCAGGAAAGAAGTTTCGGGAAAGTACCATCATCTATCATTCGTTCGTGAACGATTTGTAACTTACAAGAAGTTCGAGGAAATCAGCAAAGCTAAAAGTTTAAGAACATTCATGGCAACATCTGCCGGGTTAGTAGAAAGTTGGCAACGTTTCTACTTATCGAATAGGATTCTCGTTGACTTAGTTCCTCGGTTATTATTGTTAAGGGTTCTATGCTTGAGTAACTTTGAGATAAGTGAGGTGCCTCAATCGATAGGTAGTCTAAGACACTTGCGGTATCTTAATCTATCTCAAACTAAAATCACCCATCTACCAGAAAGCGTCAGCAATCTCTACAACTTACATGTATTGATTGTTTTTGGCTGTTCTGTTCTGGCTAAGTTGCCCAAAAGCTTCTCAAAACTGAAAAATCTACGACATTTTGACATTCGGAATACTCCCTGTTTGAATAAGTTACCGTCGGGGATTGGTGACTTGACTAACTTACAAACTCTCTCCAAGATTATTATTGAAGGTGAAAATGGATTTGAAATAACAGAGCTTAATGGTTTAAAAAATCTATGTGGGAAAATCTCTATCCACGGGTTGGATAAAGTGCAAAGTTCAATTCATGCACGAGAAGCGAACTTTTCGATAAAGAGGCTTAGTGAGTTAGATTTGGAATGGAGTGATGTGTTTGATGTTTCTAGAAAGGAAATGGTTGAGAAAGAGGTCTTAAATGAGCTGAAGCCTCGTAATGAAAGCTTGAAACAACTCAAAGTGGTGTCTTATGGGGGAACAGAGCTTCCAAATTGGGTTGGGGATCCGTCGTTTCTTCGGTTGAAACATGTGTCAATACATGGCTGTAAAAGATGTTTATCTCTACCATCATTGGGGCAGTTACCGTCACTTAAAACTTTGTCTATTAAAGACCTGCATGAAGTGAAAGTTGTGGGTTTGGAGTTACTTGGGACTAGTGGTACGTCTGGTACATTTCCTTCACTTGAAATTCTAAAGTTTAAAGATATGTCGGGGTGGGAGGTGTGGTCAGCCAATAGTGGGATTGTGTTTCCATGCCTTAAGGAGCTTCATATAAGCTCTTGTCCTAAATTGGCTGAAGTCTCACTGGAATTACTACCTTCATTGAGGGTATTAAAAGTAAGTGGATGTGGCGATGGCGTGCTGAAAAGTCTGGTTCAAATAGCTTCAACAGTCTCCAAGTTGAAAATAAAGAGGATTTCAGGGCTTACAGATGATGTGTGGAGAGGTGTTAAAAAATATGTTGGTGCAGTTGAAGAATTAAGGATTAGTTGGTGCGAGGAGATAAAATACCTGTGGGAATCAGCAGCAAAGGCAAGTAAGGTTCTTGTGAAACTAAGGAACTTGGAAGTAGCAGATTGTGATAATTTGGTGAGTTTAGGAAAAAAAGAAGAGGGTGATTGTGGGAGCATTCTGCACATAACATCTCTTAGGATATTGAACTGTAAGAATATGGAGCGTTGCAATGTTCCAAATAGTCTTGAGACGTTGAATCTCTTTCATTGTGATTCAATTACAGAAATCTCCTTCCCATCAGGAGGAGGGCAGAAGCTCAAGTCAGTTTGTATTGGGGGATGCAAGAAGGTAATGAAAAAGGAGCTCGGAGGATATGGAGGAGGAAGAGACAAGAGTATGATGCTTTTAAACAACGTTTCCATGCCAATTCTTGAAGATTTACGGATTCATAATATGCCACTTCTGAAATTCATCATTGAATTAAATTGCTTCATTCGCCTCACTACGTTGGTAATATATGATTGTTCAAGTCTTGAGTCGTTTCCTGATCACCAGTTGTTGGGTCTGGTCTCCTTAAAAAGTATGTATATTACAGATTGTCTGAGATTGGATGCCTCCTTTCCTCGTGGGCTTTGGCCTCCCAAGTTGTGTCAACTTACAATTGGGCGGTTGAAGAAGTCCATCTTGGAATGGGGCCCACAGAATTTTCCTCTCTCACTTGTAGACCTAAGCTTATTCGGGGGATCGTCATCAGATGATCAAGAGGATGTGATTGATTTTAGTCAATTGTCCCATCTCTTCCCTTCGTCTCTTGCTCACTTGGAAATATCTGATTTTGAGAAACTGGAAACAGTTTCAAGGGGACTCCAACACCTCACCTCCCTCCAACGTCTCTCCTTTTATACATGCCCAAATATAAAAGATTTACCAGAAATGTTGTTTCCTTCGCTTTTGAGTTTACGCATCTGTGACTGCCCATATCTGAAAGAAAGATGCAGCAGAAATGGCTCCTACTGGCCCCTCATTTCCCATATCCCTTCCATTGGCATACTCCCTAAATAG
- the LOC122599844 gene encoding putative E3 ubiquitin-protein ligase XBAT35 yields the protein MGLKQSKEERLYKEASYGNIQSIKFLHSRGAGLEWIDKDGKTPLMLASMDPKVYDVAKTLIELGANVNAYRSGRHAGTPLHHAAKRGLLEMVKLLLSSGADVLVINDDGLSALDVARVNGYSNVVRAIEEHSCFFSGWLLELHESVSQEVWVVILPSATRKLARTFKLELAIYPGLQFAKPRTIIELWNANMDERNFDQADPAVVFSSSDKSLTKLGPVNESGKKQFQRFCNACKGILQTTPADHELTSAVNKIVPSAPPLPDMMDFSSLCVICLDAPVEGACIPCGHMAGCMSCLNEIKSKKWDCPACRAKINQVVRLYAV from the exons atgggGTTAAAGCAATCCAAAGAAGAACGTTTGTATAAAGAAGCAAGTTATGGCAACATTCAGTCCATCAAGTTTCTTCATTCTAGAGGTGCTGGACTTGAG TGGATAGATAAGGACGGAAAGACCCCTCTGATGTTGGCTTCCATGGATCCAAAGGTATATGATGTTGCAAAGACGTTGATCGAATTGGGTGCTAATGTGAATGCCTATCGTTCAG GTCGTCATGCTGGAACTCCTCTGCATCATGCTGCAAAAAGAGGGCTACTAGAAATGGTTAAGCTGCTACTTTCAAGTGGTG CTGATGTGTTGGTGATCAATGATGACGGTCTAAGTGCACTTGATGTTGCCAGAGTCAATGGATATAGCAATGTTGTTCGTGCCATCGAG GAACATAGCTGTTTTTTTTCTGGTTGGTTGCTAGAGCTTCATGAGTCAGTTTCTCAAGAAGT GTGGGTAGTTATACTGCCATCTGCAACTCGTAAACTTGCAAGGACTTTCAAGTTGGAACTCGCTATATATCCTGGTTTACAG TTTGCTAAACCTCGCACGATTATAGAACTTTGGAACGCAAACATGGATGAGCGGAACTTTGATCAGGCTGATCCTGCAGTGGTCTTTTCTAGTTCTGACA AGTCACTTACAAAACTTGGACCAGTTAACGAAAGTGGAAAGAAGCAATTTCAGAGGTTTTGCAATGCTTGCAAAGGAATTCTTCAG ACAACACCAGCAGACCATGAGTTAACCTCAGCCGTCAACAAAATCGTACCATCAGCTCCCCCGTTGCCAGACATGATGGATTTTTCATCATTATGTGTTATATGCCTGGATGCACCAGTTGAAGGAGCTTGCATCCCATGTGGTCACATGGCTGGATGCATGTCCTGtttgaatgaaatcaaaagCAAGAAGTGGGATTGCCCTGCTTGTCGTGCCAAGATAAATCAAGTTGTACGACTTTATGCTGTATAA